The proteins below come from a single Biomphalaria glabrata chromosome 10, xgBioGlab47.1, whole genome shotgun sequence genomic window:
- the LOC106060290 gene encoding uncharacterized protein LOC106060290 isoform X2: protein MTKAELNQNELQALRRLAGEPIIQSQDIQSSSLLSSHIGEAVSSMPLPDTPSEGVVVKVAYAGACYVEGKNRSKRFIPQFPGNEVAGTIHDIGLNLPNCNYTIGDKVIIFPDADKVNSGYAEYIPIEDTTKVIQIPNKVPLEVAAMLPGGALAAYAAVNSAKPHVEKLRKVKSCVNVLVVGAGSLGLWTVKLAKYLIGRECNNVRVFVADNSIDKLLTAQEHGCYDIIHWNEEDHEQYIIERTLDACRGGVDVIIDYIGSNRSMQRSLKVLNRGLILVSGNSTCETSISLNTLAAKQQSIVGIPQGNLNQLIELLNAIAEDQLEVPEYKVFPVEDANQVFEDLCENRLTGRAIFKFGSQSSTHVVDNH from the exons ATGACTAAAGCAGAGCTGAATCAAAACGAGCTCCAGGCTCTTAGGAGACTAGCTGGTGAGCCCATTATTCAATCACAAGACATCCAGAGCTCTTCCTTATTGTCTTCTCACATTGGCGAGGCAGTGTCCTCTATGCCACTTCCTGATACACCAAGTGAAGGTGTAGTTGTCAAG GTTGCCTATGCTGGTGCTTGCTATGTTGAAGGTAAAAACAGAAGCAAAAGATTCATTCCTCAGTTTCCTGGCAATGAAGTCGCAGGCACAATACATGATATTGGATTAAACTTGCCTAACTGCAACTACACCATTGGAGACAAAGTCATCATCTTCCCTGATGCTGATAAGGTGAACAGTGGCTATGCAGAGTACATTCCCATTGAGGACACAACCAAAGTAATTCAGATTCCCAACAAAGTTCCCCTTGAAGTGGCAGCCATGCTACCTGGTGGAGCCCTTGCAGCTTACGCTGCTGTGAACAGTGCTAAGCCACATGTGGAAAAGCTGCGTAAAGTCAAAT CATGTGTGAATGTTTTGGTTGTTGGTGCTGGCAGCCTGGGGCTGTGGACTGTCAAGCTTGCCAAATATTTAATTGGTCGTGAGTGCAACAACGTTAGGGTCTTTGTTGCGGACAACAGCATTGATAAATTGCTGACTGCACAAGAACATGGCTGCTATGACATCATTCATTGGAATGAAGAGGATCATGAACAGTACATCATTGAACGCACCTTGGATGCTTGCAGGGGTGGTGTGGATGTCATCATTGATTATATTGGATCCAACAGGAGCATGCAGAGGTCACTCAAAGTTTTAAACAGA GGCTTGATCTTAGTCAGCGGTAACTCCACATGTGAAACAAGCATTTCCCTGAACACACTCGCAGCCAAACAGCAGAGTATTGTTGGCATCCCACAAGGCAATCTGAATCAACTCATTGAACTTCTTAATGCTATTGCAGAAGATCAG TTGGAAGTCCCAGAGTACAAAGTTTTCCCTGTTGAAGACGCCAACCAAGTTTTTGAAGACCTTTGTGAAAATCGTCTGACTGGGAGGGCTATTTTCAAATTTGGCTCACAGTCCAGCACACATGTAGTGGACAATCATTGA
- the LOC106060290 gene encoding uncharacterized protein LOC106060290 isoform X1 — protein MTKAELNQNELQALRRLAGEPIIQSQDIQSSSLLSSHIGEAVSSMPLPDTPSEGVVVKVAYAGACYVEGKNRSKRFIPQFPGNEVAGTIHDIGLNLPNCNYTIGDKVIIFPDADKVNSGYAEYIPIEDTTKVIQIPNKVPLEVAAMLPGGALAAYAAVNSAKPHVEKLRKVKSCVNVLVVGAGSLGLWTVKLAKYLIGRECNNVRVFVADNSIDKLLTAQEHGCYDIIHWNEEDHEQYIIERTLDACRGGVDVIIDYIGSNRSMQRSLKVLNREGLILVSGNSTCETSISLNTLAAKQQSIVGIPQGNLNQLIELLNAIAEDQLEVPEYKVFPVEDANQVFEDLCENRLTGRAIFKFGSQSSTHVVDNH, from the exons ATGACTAAAGCAGAGCTGAATCAAAACGAGCTCCAGGCTCTTAGGAGACTAGCTGGTGAGCCCATTATTCAATCACAAGACATCCAGAGCTCTTCCTTATTGTCTTCTCACATTGGCGAGGCAGTGTCCTCTATGCCACTTCCTGATACACCAAGTGAAGGTGTAGTTGTCAAG GTTGCCTATGCTGGTGCTTGCTATGTTGAAGGTAAAAACAGAAGCAAAAGATTCATTCCTCAGTTTCCTGGCAATGAAGTCGCAGGCACAATACATGATATTGGATTAAACTTGCCTAACTGCAACTACACCATTGGAGACAAAGTCATCATCTTCCCTGATGCTGATAAGGTGAACAGTGGCTATGCAGAGTACATTCCCATTGAGGACACAACCAAAGTAATTCAGATTCCCAACAAAGTTCCCCTTGAAGTGGCAGCCATGCTACCTGGTGGAGCCCTTGCAGCTTACGCTGCTGTGAACAGTGCTAAGCCACATGTGGAAAAGCTGCGTAAAGTCAAAT CATGTGTGAATGTTTTGGTTGTTGGTGCTGGCAGCCTGGGGCTGTGGACTGTCAAGCTTGCCAAATATTTAATTGGTCGTGAGTGCAACAACGTTAGGGTCTTTGTTGCGGACAACAGCATTGATAAATTGCTGACTGCACAAGAACATGGCTGCTATGACATCATTCATTGGAATGAAGAGGATCATGAACAGTACATCATTGAACGCACCTTGGATGCTTGCAGGGGTGGTGTGGATGTCATCATTGATTATATTGGATCCAACAGGAGCATGCAGAGGTCACTCAAAGTTTTAAACAGA GAGGGCTTGATCTTAGTCAGCGGTAACTCCACATGTGAAACAAGCATTTCCCTGAACACACTCGCAGCCAAACAGCAGAGTATTGTTGGCATCCCACAAGGCAATCTGAATCAACTCATTGAACTTCTTAATGCTATTGCAGAAGATCAG TTGGAAGTCCCAGAGTACAAAGTTTTCCCTGTTGAAGACGCCAACCAAGTTTTTGAAGACCTTTGTGAAAATCGTCTGACTGGGAGGGCTATTTTCAAATTTGGCTCACAGTCCAGCACACATGTAGTGGACAATCATTGA